One Symphalangus syndactylus isolate Jambi chromosome 20, NHGRI_mSymSyn1-v2.1_pri, whole genome shotgun sequence DNA segment encodes these proteins:
- the LOC129469905 gene encoding small ribosomal subunit protein uS4-like isoform X1 — MPVARSWVCRKTYVTPRRPFKKSCLNQELKLIGEYGLRNKREVWRVKFTLAKIRKASRELLTLDEKDPRRLFEGNSLLRRLVRIGVLDEGKMKLDYILGLKIEDFLERRLQTQVFKLGLAKSIHHARVLIRQRHIRVRKQVVNIPSFIVRLDSQKHIDFSLRSPYGGGRPGRVKTKNAKKGQGGAGAGDDEEEN, encoded by the coding sequence ATGCCAGTGGCCCGGAGCTGGGTTTGTCGCAAAACTTATGTGACCCCGCGGAGACCCTTCAAGAAATCTTGTCTCAACCAAGAGCTGAAGCTGATCGGCGAGTATGGGCTCCGGAATAAACGTGAGGTCTGGAGGGTCAAATTTACCCTGGCCAAGATCCGCAAGGCCTCCCGGGAACTGCTGACGCTTGATGAGAAGGACCCACGGCGTCTGTTCGAAGGCAACTCCCTGCTGCGGCGGCTGGTCCGCATTGGGGTGCTGGATGAGGGCAAGATGAAGCTGGATTACATCCTGGGCCTGAAGATAGAGGATTTCTTAGAGAGACGCCTACAGACCCAGGTCTTCAAGCTGGGCTTGGCCAAGTCCATCCACCACGCTCGCGTGCTGATCCGCCAGCGCCATATCAGGGTCCGCAAGCAGGTGGTGAACATCCCGTCCTTCATTGTCCGCCTGGATTCCCAGAAGCACATCGACTTCTCTCTGCGCTCTCCCTATGGGGGTGGCCGCCCGGGCCGCGTAAAGACGAAGAATGCCAAGAAGggccagggtggggctggggctggagacgATGAGGAGGAGAATTAA
- the LOC129469905 gene encoding small ribosomal subunit protein uS4-like isoform X2, with amino-acid sequence MPVARSWVCRKTYVTPRRPFKKSCLNQELKLIGEYGLRNKREVWRVKFTLAKIRKASRELLTLDEKDPRRLFEGSASRW; translated from the exons ATGCCAGTGGCCCGGAGCTGGGTTTGTCGCAAAACTTATGTGACCCCGCGGAGACCCTTCAAGAAATCTTGTCTCAACCAAGAGCTGAAGCTGATCGGCGAGTATGGGCTCCGGAATAAACGTGAGGTCTGGAGGGTCAAATTTACCCTGGCCAAGATCCGCAAGGCCTCCCGGGAACTGCTGACGCTTGATGAGAAGGACCCACGGCGTCTGTTCGAAG GGTCCGCAAGCAGGTGGTGA